A section of the Flaviflexus equikiangi genome encodes:
- a CDS encoding IS1380 family transposase, whose amino-acid sequence MKTTGLYPRVHVDTAKVTAVAQAGGVLLTETIRAAGLDRGLSEALAGWRKPLAVHDPGKILLDLAVSLVLGGDALSDLATLRAEPGVYGSVASDPTVSRLIKALADDADKAIKAISSARQQARATVWGVAGVHAPDHGATAEQPLIIDLDASLVTAHSEKQQAAPTFKRGYGFHPLLAFADHGADGTGEALEILLRPGNAGSNKASDHIAVTKAALAQLPDRNPRPGRRVLVRADGAGGTKEFTKWLTGRRVAYSVGFTLPMDTAELYHQIPEWVWLPALNADGEARDGADLAELTGLLDLTGWPDGMRVIVRRERPHPGAQLRFDDVDGYRLTAFATNTRGATLQQLELRHRRRARCEDRIRQAKTTGLANLPLHGFDQNRIWCQIIALASELQAWTGLLALAGHEARRWEPKRLRYRLFSIPATIARRARRIHLHLSDRSPWAGLIHAGITKLQGLPAPAT is encoded by the coding sequence GTGAAGACTACCGGCTTGTATCCCAGGGTTCACGTTGATACCGCGAAGGTGACCGCGGTCGCCCAGGCCGGCGGGGTCCTGCTGACCGAAACGATCCGGGCCGCAGGCCTGGATCGGGGCCTGTCGGAGGCGTTGGCGGGGTGGCGGAAGCCGTTGGCGGTCCATGACCCAGGCAAGATCCTGCTCGACCTAGCGGTGTCGCTGGTGCTGGGCGGTGATGCGTTGAGCGACCTCGCCACCCTGCGCGCCGAACCAGGGGTCTACGGGTCGGTGGCGTCGGATCCGACGGTGTCCCGGCTGATCAAGGCCCTGGCCGACGATGCGGACAAGGCGATCAAGGCGATCTCGTCGGCGCGGCAGCAGGCCCGCGCCACCGTGTGGGGTGTGGCCGGTGTCCATGCCCCCGACCACGGCGCTACCGCTGAGCAGCCGCTGATTATCGACTTGGATGCGTCGCTGGTCACCGCGCATTCGGAGAAGCAGCAGGCTGCTCCGACGTTCAAACGCGGGTACGGGTTCCACCCCCTGTTGGCGTTCGCCGACCACGGCGCGGACGGAACCGGCGAAGCACTCGAGATCCTGCTGCGGCCGGGCAACGCCGGCTCCAACAAGGCCAGCGATCACATCGCTGTCACCAAGGCCGCGTTGGCGCAGCTCCCCGACCGCAACCCGCGCCCAGGGCGGAGGGTGCTGGTCCGCGCGGACGGGGCCGGCGGCACGAAGGAGTTCACGAAGTGGCTGACCGGGCGGCGGGTCGCGTACTCGGTCGGGTTCACCCTCCCCATGGACACCGCCGAGCTCTACCACCAGATCCCTGAATGGGTGTGGCTCCCGGCCCTCAACGCGGATGGTGAAGCCCGCGACGGGGCCGATCTCGCCGAGCTCACCGGACTACTCGACCTGACAGGCTGGCCCGACGGGATGCGGGTGATCGTCCGCCGGGAACGGCCCCACCCCGGAGCGCAGCTACGGTTCGACGACGTCGACGGCTACCGGCTGACCGCGTTCGCGACCAACACCAGAGGCGCCACCCTTCAACAGCTCGAGCTCCGGCACCGCCGCCGCGCCCGCTGCGAGGACCGCATCAGGCAGGCGAAGACCACCGGGCTGGCGAACCTCCCCCTCCACGGGTTCGACCAGAACAGGATCTGGTGCCAGATCATCGCGCTCGCGTCCGAGCTGCAGGCCTGGACCGGGCTGCTCGCGCTGGCCGGACACGAAGCACGCCGGTGGGAACCGAAACGGCTCCGCTACCGGCTGTTCAGCATCCCCGCCACCATCGCCCGAAGAGCCAGACGCATCCACCTCCACCTCAGCGACCGATCCCCATGGGCCGGGCTGATCCACGCCGGCATCACCAAGCTCCAAGGGCTCCCGGCCCCAGCGACCTGA
- a CDS encoding peptidoglycan-binding domain-containing protein has translation MKRLLTGVVALLVVGFAVAAGWWAARATLSSSAPVEVASAEPVWGEAAEATVGRSLGYATTLRQPAVVAASNALAGVVTSVHPGEVNVGDVLYTVGNTPVRAVQSERPMWRDLARRQSGEDVAALQQMLAGLGHFSGEANGTFGRDTQRAVIAWQKAEGRSQTGTVARGELVALPRFPITVSLGEDIALGKVLAGGEDAVLAPTGAREFVLVLTDDQARLVPAEATIEVTFEDKVWPAVIAGSTPDQGGTVSFELVAPDGGEVCGGDCGSLPLDPQVTLRSQVVVVPRVSGVGVPAAAVRSTPDGATFVITESGQSPVTVLGSGQGMVIVEGIEVGTKVQISDGSAAPAAGEPSAEPTEEG, from the coding sequence GTGAAGCGGTTGTTGACGGGTGTTGTGGCGCTGCTGGTGGTCGGTTTCGCGGTGGCCGCTGGGTGGTGGGCGGCTCGGGCGACGTTGTCGTCATCGGCGCCGGTGGAGGTTGCCTCGGCTGAGCCGGTGTGGGGTGAGGCTGCCGAGGCCACTGTTGGACGCTCGCTGGGGTATGCGACGACGTTGCGGCAGCCAGCGGTAGTGGCCGCGTCGAACGCTTTGGCGGGGGTGGTCACGTCGGTTCATCCGGGCGAGGTCAATGTTGGCGATGTGCTGTACACGGTGGGCAACACGCCGGTGCGGGCGGTGCAGTCGGAGCGGCCGATGTGGCGTGACTTGGCGCGCCGCCAGTCTGGCGAAGATGTCGCGGCGCTGCAGCAGATGTTGGCTGGGTTGGGGCATTTCTCCGGCGAGGCCAACGGCACGTTCGGGCGGGACACGCAGCGCGCGGTGATTGCGTGGCAGAAGGCCGAGGGGCGTTCGCAGACCGGCACGGTCGCTCGCGGGGAACTCGTTGCGCTGCCGCGCTTTCCGATCACGGTCTCGTTGGGTGAGGACATCGCACTGGGGAAGGTGCTTGCCGGGGGCGAGGATGCAGTGTTGGCACCGACCGGGGCCAGAGAGTTCGTGCTGGTGTTGACCGATGATCAGGCACGGCTCGTGCCGGCCGAGGCGACGATCGAGGTGACGTTCGAGGACAAGGTGTGGCCGGCGGTGATCGCGGGATCGACACCGGATCAGGGCGGCACGGTGTCGTTCGAGTTGGTCGCGCCTGATGGGGGCGAGGTGTGCGGTGGCGATTGCGGCTCGTTGCCGCTCGATCCGCAGGTGACGCTGCGTTCGCAGGTGGTCGTGGTGCCCAGGGTCAGCGGTGTTGGGGTGCCGGCAGCAGCCGTGCGCTCCACCCCTGACGGTGCGACGTTCGTCATCACCGAATCCGGCCAATCGCCCGTGACCGTGCTCGGCTCTGGTCAAGGAATGGTGATCGTCGAGGGCATCGAGGTGGGCACCAAGGTCCAGATCTCCGACGGTTCCGCCGCCCCAGCGGCCGGGGAACCGTCAGCTGAACCGACCGAGGAGGGCTAG
- a CDS encoding ABC transporter ATP-binding protein, translating into MLAVEGLSFAYRRGAEELFDGLTHSFTPGVMTAVTGPSGRGKSTLLYVLGLMLTPTKGQVLLGGEPVSTWSDWRRSQVRATKIGFVFQDAALDPARKVVDSVIEPALYGGATPRQARGTALQLMERMGVAARADHRPGEVSGGQAQRLAVCRALVTDPAVVLADEPTGNLDRANAAEVLAALSAAADGKRTVVIATHDPFVLDHADEVLAL; encoded by the coding sequence GTGTTGGCGGTGGAGGGATTGTCGTTTGCCTACCGGCGCGGCGCCGAGGAGCTGTTCGACGGGCTCACCCACTCGTTCACCCCCGGCGTGATGACCGCGGTGACCGGTCCGTCGGGGCGTGGCAAGTCGACCCTGCTCTACGTGCTCGGCCTGATGTTGACCCCCACGAAGGGCCAAGTGCTGCTCGGCGGGGAACCGGTGTCAACCTGGTCGGATTGGCGCCGCTCTCAGGTTCGCGCCACGAAGATCGGGTTCGTGTTCCAGGATGCAGCCCTCGACCCGGCCCGCAAGGTGGTCGATTCAGTCATCGAGCCCGCCCTCTACGGCGGCGCCACCCCGCGCCAAGCCCGAGGCACAGCGCTGCAGCTGATGGAGCGGATGGGAGTGGCAGCCCGCGCCGATCACCGCCCCGGAGAAGTTTCTGGCGGCCAAGCCCAACGCCTCGCGGTCTGCCGCGCCTTGGTCACCGACCCCGCCGTCGTGCTCGCCGACGAACCCACCGGCAACCTCGACCGCGCCAACGCCGCCGAAGTCCTCGCCGCGCTCTCGGCAGCCGCCGACGGGAAGCGCACCGTCGTCATCGCCACGCACGACCCCTTCGTGCTCGACCACGCCGACGAGGTACTGGCGCTATGA
- a CDS encoding FtsX-like permease family protein, producing MKTWVTLREGLATTWANKVPTALVAFLVAVMVAGTLATVGRTAAAEGQLEQRIDAAGSRQLVVIDARNRSHLNSTIVTQTAGLSTVERAVGLLSAIDTVSGPVGQGGDRVATWGVIGDIQALATLTEGRWPAPGEALVSEAAMTTLGFTHPFGWVTEAATPSTREFSVVGSFTPREPFGDYGSGIIYNAGDATASSLSVILNHASHAAHTQQAVLGLIAATDPSDLNVQSPIGLAELRDQVLGDFTAFGRTLLLGVLAAGSVLIAIVVLADVLVRRADLGRRRALGATRGTIIAIVTTRTIAPAIIGAALGIAAGLLIAERSGATPPAAFTAGVTILAILAAAASAIPPALFAATRDPVSVLRTP from the coding sequence ATGAAAACCTGGGTCACGCTCCGCGAAGGGCTCGCCACCACCTGGGCCAACAAGGTGCCCACCGCCCTGGTCGCGTTCCTCGTGGCCGTCATGGTTGCCGGCACGCTGGCCACCGTCGGCCGTACCGCCGCCGCTGAGGGGCAACTCGAGCAACGCATCGACGCAGCCGGCTCCCGCCAACTCGTCGTCATCGACGCCCGCAACCGTAGCCACCTCAACTCCACTATCGTCACGCAAACCGCCGGTCTCAGCACCGTTGAACGTGCCGTCGGGCTCCTGTCTGCCATCGACACCGTCTCCGGCCCCGTGGGCCAAGGCGGTGACCGGGTCGCCACCTGGGGCGTCATCGGCGACATCCAAGCCCTCGCCACCCTCACCGAAGGCCGCTGGCCCGCACCCGGCGAAGCCCTCGTCTCCGAGGCCGCCATGACCACCCTCGGCTTCACCCATCCCTTCGGTTGGGTCACCGAAGCCGCCACGCCCTCGACTCGCGAGTTCAGCGTCGTCGGATCCTTCACCCCGCGCGAGCCCTTCGGCGACTACGGCTCCGGCATCATCTACAACGCTGGCGACGCGACCGCCTCCAGCCTGTCTGTGATCCTCAACCACGCCAGCCACGCCGCCCACACCCAACAAGCAGTCCTCGGCCTCATCGCCGCCACCGACCCCAGCGATCTCAATGTCCAATCGCCCATCGGACTGGCAGAACTCCGCGATCAGGTGCTTGGCGACTTCACCGCCTTCGGCCGCACTCTCCTCCTCGGCGTGCTGGCAGCGGGATCGGTGCTGATCGCGATCGTGGTCTTGGCCGACGTCCTCGTCCGACGCGCCGACCTCGGCCGCCGTCGAGCCCTCGGCGCCACCAGAGGCACCATCATCGCGATCGTCACCACCCGCACCATCGCCCCCGCGATCATCGGCGCAGCCCTCGGCATCGCCGCAGGTCTCCTCATCGCCGAACGCAGCGGCGCCACCCCGCCCGCAGCCTTCACCGCGGGCGTGACCATCCTCGCCATCCTCGCCGCGGCCGCCAGCGCCATCCCCCCAGCACTCTTCGCAGCCACCAGAGACCCCGTCTCCGTCCTCCGCACACCGTAA